GGCTCAGGAAACCAACTGTAAATATTGGTAATCTACCGGTGTATTTGTTGATTATACCGAGGAATAATGCTGAGATACCACCTCCTATACCATACGCTGTCATGACAAACCCTATGGTCTGAACACCTTGTGTACACGAGATATAAGCCTGTGAACAAACAAATCAATCCTTCGGTTACAAAATgagatatattttaaaatagaatatCAGGTCTTTACTTTTGTAACACTGACATTAAAATCCACTAGGATTATGACTTTGTATTGCTTCGTGAATGCGTGATGGATAGTATTATTTACTTTCACGCGGGATTGAAATTCCATTCAACTTGTCAGACGGATGTACAGCTTCCACTCTCAGATACTTTGGTCAAGCGCTCACGGTTGACGGGTGATTGGGTATCGTAAACCGACACACATTgaccatggaggtagtagagaaggagtgatGTCATGATGTGTACACACCAATAggagtgcaacttttgaatctgtaccTTCTGTCGATTTTCGTTTAATAACTTGGACATTTCTATTGGTATCTCAAATTGAAGAAAACATCCTTGAGATCATTATGGTCACCAAATTGACCCTCACGTTGGCTATAAGGTCATGATTCATAACCTGCTACCGGATACATTACTTAAactgctgccgggtcacaaaatatagctcaacattatAGCGTATCTACAATTTAAACGAAATCCGttgtaagctttccaaaatgaactGAATTTAAAAAACGGCAttgaattattaaaataattttttgatcagTAAATCTATATACCTTTGTGAAATCACCGGAAGCAAATCCCAGTTCCATTCCATTGTAAATGATAAGTGGTATAAGAAGAAACATTCTAGGTGACAGAGCCAATCTAAAAGTGGCCTTCAACTGTTCCAGTGCACTCCTCTTTGCTGGTAGAACAGGGCAGTACGATGGAAGAGGGTTCATGAAGAATGCTGCCATCGGAATTGACAGGGTACCCCAGGCTAGAAGTGTTCCGAATAGAATATACAGAGTCGTTTGATCTGGGGTGTTAGAACCACTAGAATTTGCAACAGGGACAGCTCCGCAATCGTTTGCACCACAGGAACTGAGATCAGTGTCATTGGAAGTCCCACCATTTACCCCGCTGAAAAGAACTAGAGAAGACACCAGGTTTCCTGGAATTTGGCTAGCTaaattgaagaagaagaagactccATTAAATCTGCTTATGACGGCTTCATGTGTCTCCGATATAATGTCAGCAAGGTTCATAGCTGAAGTAGTGAGATGGGTCCCTTGAGAAGACCACAGGGGTCCTGTTCCCATGCCCATTAGAACTGCTGCTGGTATCAAAGTGTAATATGTTGGGTAGAAGTTCATGGCGATATAAACACAGTATGTACAACATGCTGCAACAATGACCCATTTTGTCCCTAAAAAACGTATCACAACCGGTGCTACAGGACATGATATGGCATAGAAGCAGTAGATGGTGGCAAAAGACGCGAGTCCTAAACCTCCGGTGGCGTACAGGCTACTGGCAAGATTCTGCAACGACATGAATGCCGACAGAATGAtaaaaaatgtcaaactcagagCCACAAGATTTTTTACGTGTATATGCATTTTCTTTCATTAGTTGCTATCACTAgtgtacaaaatacaatataaatgTATAAAATGGTACATGCGAGGAGAGTCTGATGAACTCTATTCTAGATCCAGTGTCACATCACTATTTATCTATTTCAAATCTTGTGAGATCTCATGCAGAGTAGAGCGTGTTTAGGGCAAAACATGGCTCGTTGGTGACATAGGTGATAAACATTTTATATTTGGCATACTAAATAACACTTTAATAAAGATTGACTATATAAATGATATGATATATATATGAACAAAACTATCACTAATATAGAAAGTTAGAAAGTTAGAAAGTTAGACATTTAATTAGGGTCAACAGATTATAATTTCCCTCCATTttagttcaaataaaaacattgctATAAGTCACCATTTAATTATGTTTCTTAATTATCGTAGAAAAACGATGTTATGACCCCAAATTGTTTAAAGAGATGTTGGACAATTGTGACCGGTgccgatatttccaaaatttagaaaatgataATTTATAGAAAATAATACGGGCACTACTTTTAGTGTATAActccaattgaatacatgaatacaaaacccacccaagtccatgggaagtgattttgagagaaaaacctgtgtatcattttaattccttcagttatatttacctggtcaatatggtaagttttatgtgcaaatgagtgggttaaattgtattaagtatgacgattagcatttcagggacttcgtggggttcattttaaattttggacttgggtggttttttgaatcatatacaaagacaacaatgtttaaatgagattaccactagtaagataatacaaaataaagcacacgggtatgtataatgttggtaagcattctactatgtaatataaaccacacactttcatttattaaacccatttttttcttcaaaagtcactctccagcaatgaatgtgttacaagcggacttttatacatactggatttcaatcaatgtgctacaaaactcaaatcatggacttgggttattctttcatacatgctatttttcacatgctcaatagacacattggatgaatttgagttgttttttcatacatatgacaggcctatgcatagcaacaaattcccatgcttaactcaatttggccacagtatggacttgggtgggttttgtattcatatattcaattccaATTTTGGTGTTAATTATCTTGTATTGAAACCCCAAATTAAAATGTGTCACGGGGAAAAAGGAAAAACACGAGTGTGCTAGTCTTGTCATGATAATAGCCGAAATCTACGGTACTAAACTTGCCCGTTCTCTGACCTTTGTTAATGTATTAGTTTATGAATGGTCTTTTGATCAGATTAGTGAAGATAAATATATAGGCTATTTGGTTGTGTTTGTAACTGAGGGGACattgaaatacaaaaatacaatacTTGTATTTTCTTCTCCTATATGTAATCACATTGGTTTATGACAGTTGTTAGAAATATGttatgcaggccttgccgtctagatttcaaaggcgagtggtcaatcgctcgctaccttgatgctaggcgagtaatcgaatcactcgctagtggtcgaattactcgctagtggtcgaatcactctctaggtctgaAAGAGCAATCAGTATGACACACTTACACTGCTGATATCCTGTCTTTCAGAAATCAAGACTAGTTTGTTACGATAAATTGAATACATTGGAAATGCTAAAACTTGAATGTAATTTAGATTCAATTTGGgtgattcgcagcgagcgatatttattgtctatggtgagtggaaaatcgctcgctagaaattgagtttgggcgagcggtggcgagcgagagcgatcgctcgcctcaaacggcaaggcctgttaTGCATATTGAAATAAACTAAATTCTAATTTTAGTAATATCTTAGATAATCACTGAATACAATTGAAACACATATATGATTAACTCTATGTACTCTCAGATATGACAATATAGTCCTACTATATCTATCATATCACTGTTCTTCAATCATGGCATACGGAACGTGTTATCCAAACTCAAACAGTGAAGTTTAAAATATATATCAAGGTTGGAGGAAATTTGCTAAGTATACCTTAATGTACTTCAATATACTTGGCATATACTTATTAGCCCTATATTTGTCTTTTATTCATTGATTGGTGAATGACCATTTTGTTACCTATATATTGCGTTGCGAAGTAGCacaactttctttatatatggcctcGTTCACGCCTGGACAgttctaaaaaaaaaatctttataggcctatagttataCTTACATGCAGGCGcctatacgtatagcgattaccattatagagtactatagaaatgtggacatggcagccttaatacattctgatgtgtaatcgatcaggaagaacattcaatttatttaaatgaagcgcctaaagtcaggtgggtgacaAAGAAGAttacatcgacagctaaagcctccttttaCCATTTTACACaagactgcccttacacatgactgtattgtggtcagttattgatactcgcctgttgtgtaaagcaaagcgttaatatgatgccggatcagtgaccaatttaatggcggaacccctttgttcgaaacaatggtaccacttttatgaatagcctgtcggaaaatcaaatcggcatcaatggaacaaagcattacgtatgCCTAATCTATTGCCGCTCCTTTCTATCTCTAACCTCCTTGCCTTTGGATACATTGAAATAAGTATTAACATTTTACTTGATAAATCAATATAAGGGCCGTAGTGCTATAGTGCATACattaagtcgctggtaaccagtatttcaaaaaagggtgtagcttcaCGTTTTAAATTACTATACGGCTCGAGAAGGCATCGAGACAAGCAGCGTGCATGTGACATGTTCCAAAGGTTAACGATCAataatgaaaagaacagattaactttatcatgttcaAAATGTTCAGCGGTCAACAAAAAGTAAGTGTGTATAGTAGACCCTAAACGATaaacaatattttctttctgCATTGGTcgtatttttacgtgtaagaaactCAAttgcattatcgtgttcactctagcGTAAGTTTGGTCCCTCTTGGACTCATTGGAACGTTCTAAACGCCCCCCCGCGACTGTCAAGTtaaaatgaatttattatagTTTTCATGCCCCTCCAGTGATTATTGGCCTAATCCTACCCAGGACAATATGAATGAGCTAcgtgtcactggagttggaacagGCAAATGAAATGAAACGTCTGCCGGTAAAACAATTATAGTACCTTTATAGTGACCTGACATATGACACCTCATTTAAGTTTTCCGGTCATTCCATACACCGTAAGATGTAAATGGAATTGCATTCATACAACCAATAGAAATCGACTGGGCGGCGACAggccataaaaacaaaacattgtggTTTTTGTAATCAAATTGGACGCAAAACTTTCAATAAGCCTTTTATGTATGTATTATTGCTATtcgtatacaaatattaactgcctataagtgtgatggtcgaaatataatcacgaggtgaaagatggattattccattccacgagccggaacggcaaaacaccatgttttgccgttatatacttcacattttggggtccaccccataactaaatcggtgattccaagagtcagcgcacggcttggcgcaggcgcaatacggcagagcactatgatggtaaagactatcacacggagaggctgatggtaaaaatgataaatggtaatcaaccaatgaactgtctagaatttatgtatgagtgatataataagtAT
Above is a genomic segment from Amphiura filiformis chromosome 10, Afil_fr2py, whole genome shotgun sequence containing:
- the LOC140161898 gene encoding protein unc-93 homolog A-like, whose product is MSLQNLASSLYATGGLGLASFATIYCFYAISCPVAPVVIRFLGTKWVIVAACCTYCVYIAMNFYPTYYTLIPAAVLMGMGTGPLWSSQGTHLTTSAMNLADIISETHEAVISRFNGVFFFFNLASQIPGNLVSSLVLFSGVNGGTSNDTDLSSCGANDCGAVPVANSSGSNTPDQTTLYILFGTLLAWGTLSIPMAAFFMNPLPSYCPVLPAKRSALEQLKATFRLALSPRMFLLIPLIIYNGMELGFASGDFTKAYISCTQGVQTIGFVMTAYGIGGGISALFLGIINKYTGRLPIFTVGFLSQMVLITMMLFWDPYHGQLWHLYLMAVALTFGGVLRESQLAGALSDPNLYITCVKV